GGGAGGGGGGGGTCGGAATTATTTATGATTACAGTCTGCCGATGCTTGTCCGGCGGGCGGTGTTTCGGAGGACGAGCGGCAATTAGTTAGTGAAACGATGGACGATCTCCACCACGGCCTCAACATTTTCGACCGGGGTCTCGGGCAGGATTCCATGACCTAAATTGAAAATATGACCGGGCCGGCCTCCCGCGCGGCGGAGGATGTCCTGAACGCGTCGTTCGATTTCCTTCAACGGACCGAAAAGGGCGACGGGATCAAGGTTCCCCTGGATCGCGACCCCCGGCCCCAAGCGCCTCCAGGCCTCATCCAGGTTGATTCGCCAATCCACGCCTATGACATCCCCGCCGGCGTCCCGCATCGATTCCAGAAATCCGGAGGTCCCCGTTCCGAAATGGATCACGGGAACCCCTTCTTTCTTCAGGGCGGCGATCATCCGACGGGTATAGGGCAGAACATGTTCGCGGTAGTCCTCCGGGCTGAGACAGCCCACCCAGGAATCAAAAACCTGGACTGCCTGCGCCCCGGCCCGGACTTGAGCCCCAAGGTAATCGGCCATCGCCTCGGCGAGTTTCGTCATCAACTTTTTCCAGAGCTCCGGTTCGTGCAGCATCATCCGCTTGGTTCGAAGGTAGTGATCGGAGTGGCCGCCCTCGATGATGTAGCTGGCCAGCGTGAATGGCGCCCCGCAGAACCCGATCAGGGGAACCTTACCGTCGAGTTCCCGCCGGACGATTCGGATCGCCTCCATCACGAACGGCGTCTTCTCCTCCGGCTCGAAGGGCTGGAGCGCTTCGACCCCCGCCGCGGTGCGCA
The Nitrospiria bacterium genome window above contains:
- the hemE gene encoding uroporphyrinogen decarboxylase gives rise to the protein MSRSDRFLLACQRKPVDRTPVWFMRQAGRYMKEYREIRKTHSILTICKTPDLAARVTLQPIELFNLDAAIIFADILLPLEPMGIQLEFAKGEGPVIHNPVRTAAGVEALQPFEPEEKTPFVMEAIRIVRRELDGKVPLIGFCGAPFTLASYIIEGGHSDHYLRTKRMMLHEPELWKKLMTKLAEAMADYLGAQVRAGAQAVQVFDSWVGCLSPEDYREHVLPYTRRMIAALKKEGVPVIHFGTGTSGFLESMRDAGGDVIGVDWRINLDEAWRRLGPGVAIQGNLDPVALFGPLKEIERRVQDILRRAGGRPGHIFNLGHGILPETPVENVEAVVEIVHRFTN